The following proteins are co-located in the Psilocybe cubensis strain MGC-MH-2018 chromosome 5, whole genome shotgun sequence genome:
- a CDS encoding Repressible high-affinity phosphate permease, translating to MASFHEKSSSNNSNEKVATTAGGAVHVLDERRRVALAEIDNAKFSWFHAKVCIVAGVGFFTDAYDIFAINIASTMLGYVYGQGQRLNKSQDLGVKVATPVGTLVGQLLFGWLADVVGRKRMYGVELMIIIVSTFAQALSGEAHAVKIIGVLIVWRFIMGVGIGGDYPLSAVISSEFASTKIRGRMMTAVFASQGWGNFTAALVAFIITVAYKNAILAEASITSLGSVDQMWRLLIGLGVVPGVVALYFRLTIPETPRFTMDIERNIDQATQDIKTVLTNHKDNVDKDLLVQRIEAPKASWADFREHFGQLKNFKIIFGTAYSWFALDIAFYGLGLNSGIILQAIGFGTPVTTGVRGVYDNLSNICIGNLILSAAGLIPGYWVSFLFIDSWGRKPIQLMGFILLTILFVIMGFGYDKLTETESTRKAFVFLYCLANFFQNFGPNTTTFVIPGEIFPTRYRSTAHGISAASGKLGAIVAQVGFSQLKDIGGPNQFVQHILEIFAFFMLTGIFSTLLLPETMGRSLEDLSNEDQDGFVKGTKGPANYTAGPSTA from the exons TCGAGTAATAACTCGAACGAGAAGGTTGCGACCACAGCTGGCGGCGCAGTTCATGTTCTAGATGAGCGCCGTCGTGTCGCCCTGGCCGAGATCGACAATGCCAAATTTTC GTGGTTCCACGCCAAAGTTTGCATTGTCGCTGGCGTTGGTTTCTTCACTGATGCCTATGACATCTTTGCGATTAACATCGCGTCAACGATGTTAGGTTATGTCTACGGTCAAG GTCAAAGACTCAATAAGTCCCAGGACCTCGGTGTGAAGGTCGCTACCCCAGTCGGTACGCTTGTCGGCCAACTTCTTTTCGGATGGTTGGCAGATGTTGTTGGTCGTAAGAGGATGT ATGGTGTTGAATTGATGATCATCATCGTGTCGACATTCGCTCAAGCTCTATCTGGTGAAGCCCATGCTGTCAAGATTATTGGTGTTTTGATTGTTTGGCGTTTTATT ATGGGTGTCGGAATTGGTGGAGATTATCCTTTGAGTGCTGTGATCTCTTCAGAGTTTGCATCTACCAAGATAAGAGGGCGCATGATGACCGCTGTCTTTGCCTCGCAAGGCTGGGGAAACTTCA CCGCTGCTCTCGTTGCATTTATCATCACTGTCGCGTACAAAAATGCTATCCTTGCTGAAGCATCAATAACTTCATTGGGGTCCGTCGACCAGATGTGGCGCCTCCTTATTGGTCTCGGCGTCGTTCCTGGTGTTGTTGCCCTCTACTTCCGTCTCACCATCCCTGAGACACCCCGTTTCACCATGGATATCGAACGCAACATTGACCAGGCTACCCAAGACATTAAGACAGTCCTTACGAACCACAAGGACAATGTCGACAAAGATCTCTTGGTCCAGCGCATCGAAGCACCCAAAGCCAGCTGGGCCGACTTCCGCGAGCACTTTGGACAGCTTAAGAACTTCAAAATCATCTTCGGTACTGCTTACTCATGGTTTGCCTTGGAT ATTGCATTCTACGGCTTGGGACTCAATTCCGGTATCATTTTGCAAGCCATTGGATTCGGTACACCAGTTACTACCGGCGTTCGTGGAGTATACGATAACTTGTCCAATATTTGCATTGGAAACTTGATTCTTTCCGCCGCTGGACTTATTCCTGGATACTGGgtctccttcctcttcattgACTCCTGGGGCCGCAAACCCATCCAACTCATGGGCTTTATTCTCCTCACCATCTTATTCGTCATCATGG GATTCGGATACGACAAACTTACGGAGACGGAGTCTACAAGGAAAgccttcgtcttcctctACTGCCTTGCCAATTTCTTCCAGAATTTCGGGCCCAACACTACAACCTTCGTCATTCCAGGAGAAATTTTCCCTACACGTTACCGCTCAACTGCCCACGGTATTTCTGCAGCCAGCGGCAAGCTTGGCGCCATCGTCGCCCAAGTCGGCTTCAGTCAACTTAAAGATATCGGCGGACCTAACCAATTCGTCCAGCACAT ttTGGAGATATTTGCGTTCTTCATGTTGACGGGTATTTTCTCTACGCTCCTCCTTCCCGAAACCATGGGACGCTCGTTAGAAGATCTTTCAAACGAAGATCAGGATGGCTTCGTAAAAGGCACAAAAG GACCCGCAAACTATACTGCGGGACCCTCAACTGCTTAA